A stretch of Gossypium hirsutum isolate 1008001.06 chromosome A06, Gossypium_hirsutum_v2.1, whole genome shotgun sequence DNA encodes these proteins:
- the LOC107936154 gene encoding 9-cis-epoxycarotenoid dioxygenase NCED2, chloroplastic, with product MATSMGNWAKTPISQPISSNSSLGFGFSHTSISWKKRNPYRRSSNTIRSALHSPSVLHFPEQPYQTPLLPSQLHDTSVNSKPKQQPQWNLLQRAASMAIDMAENALLSRDLHHPLPKTADPRVQISGNFAPVPEQPAKQSLPVAGAIPSYINGVYLRNGANPLFEPVSGHHLFDGDGMIHAVSIDNGNASYACRFTETQRLRQEKELGRPIFPKAIGELHGHSGIARLLLFYARGLFGLVDHTKGTGVANAGLVYFNNRLLAMSEDDIPYHVRVTSSGDLETVGRYNFDDQLKSTMIAHPKIDPLSKELFALSYDVVQKPYLKYFKFSPEGTKSPDVEIPLPVPTMMHDFAITENFVVIPDQQVVFKLQEMITGGSPVIYDQNKKSRFGILSKYASDSNDIIWVESPDTFCFHLWNAWEEPESNEVVVIGSCMTPPDSIFNESDENLKSVLSEIRLNLKTGESTRRPIISESEQVNLEAGMVNKNRLGRKTRYAYLAIAEPWPKVSGFAKVDLFTGEVKKHIYGDKRYGGEPFFLPRDDNPESVEDDGYILSFVHDEKTWKSELQIVNAMNLQLEASIKLPSRVPYGFHGTFIDANALVNQA from the coding sequence ATGGCTACTTCCATGGGTAATTGGGCCAAAACCCCGATTTCCCAACCTATTTCCTCAAATTCATCACTAGGTTTCGGCTTCTCTCACACATCCATCTCCTGGAAGAAAAGGAATCCCTACAGGAGAAGCAGCAACACTATTCGCTCAGCTTTACACTCTCCTTCGGTTCTTCATTTTCCCGAACAACCATACCAAACCCCCTTACTTCCCTCACAGTTACATGACACCTCTGTAAATTCAAAACCCAAACAACAGCCACAGTGGAATCTCCTCCAAAGAGCTGCATCCATGGCCATTGATATGGCTGAAAACGCCTTGCTCTCACGCGACCTTCACCACCCACTTCCTAAAACCGCTGACCCACGTGTGCAAATCTCAGGAAACTTTGCTCCTGTCCCCGAGCAGCCTGCCAAGCAATCTCTACCCGTCGCCGGCGCCATCCCTTCTTACATCAACGGCGTTTACCTCCGCAACGGTGCCAACCCTTTATTCGAGCCCGTCTCTGGCCATCACTTGTTCGACGGTGACGGCATGATACATGCTGTTTCCATCGATAATGGAAACGCTAGCTACGCTTGTCGGTTTACCGAAACGCAAAGACTTCGACAGGAAAAAGAACTAGGCCGCCCTATTTTCCCTAAAGCAATCGGTGAACTACATGGTCACTCAGGGATTGCTAGACTTTTACTGTTTTATGCGAGAGGCCTTTTCggcctcgtcgatcacacgaAAGGCACTGGTGTAGCTAATGCTGGTTTAGTCTATTTCAATAACCGGCTTCTTGCTATGTCCGAAGATGATATTCCTTACCACGTGCGTGTCACTTCCTCGGGTGACTTGGAAACAGTTGGGAGATACAACTTTGATGATCAACTTAAATCAACAATGATTGCGCATCCCAAAATCGACCCTCTTTCCAAGGAACTCTTTGCTTTGAGTTACGACGTTGTCCAAAAGCCCTACTTGAAGTATTTCAAGTTTTCACCTGAAGGTACTAAATCCCCCGACGTTGAGATTCCTCTTCCGGTGCCGACTATGATGCATGATTTTGCCATCACTGAGAACTTTGTAGTGATACCTGATCAGCAAGTGGTGTTCAAGCTACAAGAAATGATAACCGGAGGTTCTCCTGTGATTTACGACCAGAACAAAAAGTCTCGGTTCGGGATTCTTTCAAAGTATGCAAGTGATTCAAATGATATCATATGGGTGGAATCTCCTGATACTTTCTGTTTTCATCTATGGAACGCTTGGGAGGAGCCTGAATCGAATGAAGTTGTGGTGATCGGATCCTGCATGACGCCTCCCGACTCCATTTTCAACGAATCCGACGAGAATTTAAAGAGCGTACTCTCTGAAATCAGGCTTAACTTAAAGACAGGCGAGTCCACGCGCCGCCCAATAATCTCAGAATCCGAGCAAGTGAACTTGGAAGCTGGGATGGTGAACAAGAACCGGCTTGGAAGGAAGACAAGGTACGCTTATCTCGCCATTGCCGAACCATGGCCGAAAGTGTCGGGATTTGCCAAGGTAGATCTTTTCACCGGGGAGGTAAAAAAGCATATCTACGGTGACAAAAGATATGGTGGGGAACCCTTTTTCCTGCCTCGAGACGACAACCCTGAATCAGTTGAAGATGATGGATACATTCTTTCTTTTGTTCACGATGAGAAGACATGGAAATCAGAACTCCAGATTGTGAACGCCATGAATTTACAGTTGGAAGCTTCAATTAAATTACCTTCAAGAGTTCCATACGGCTTTCATGGAACTTTCATTGACGCTAATGCCCTGGTCAATCAAGCTTGA